A single genomic interval of Arachis duranensis cultivar V14167 chromosome 7, aradu.V14167.gnm2.J7QH, whole genome shotgun sequence harbors:
- the LOC107472153 gene encoding pentatricopeptide repeat-containing protein At3g26540-like yields the protein MGVSAASILNQLLHAKNLKPQPRSTATNTTKAAITTILSHVNAGHICKAASVLFAFPAPFPYSLYAHLFQHCTSPRAVVGLRKAESHLLTFSPNPPIFLLNRAIEAYGRCDSLRDARELFDEMPQPDGGSWNALINAYSQRGFSDEVFKLFLKMNRCGVYPNQITLAGVLGSCAVASEIVLAKQAHVTVVKFGFCRNVILGSSLVNVYGKCGLMVDARRMFQEIPSPNAVTWNVIVRRYLDAGDAREAIVLFSRMFLVKVRPLHFTFSAALVACASISRLEEGMQIHGVVVKLGLHEDNVVSSSLINMYMKCGKLEDGHEIFDQIGSKDLVSWTSIVSGYAMCGKIWEARKIFDEMPERNVISWNAMLAGYARFCDWHEALDFIYLMLGKIKDVDHVTLSLMLNVSAGLSDQEMGKQVHGYIYRHGFHSNLSAGNALLDMYGKCGNLNSATVWFDQMSNRRDWVSWNALLASYDHHQLGEQALTKFLEMQWETKPTKYTFGTLLAACANSSSLNFGKQIHGFIIRHGFEMDIIIRTALVNMYSRCRCLEYAIEVLKGAISRDIVIWNTIIFGCCHNHRGKKALELFQLMEAEGINPDQVTFQGILLACVEEGFVDVGTDCFRSMSNEYYVLPWLEHYDCMIELYSRHGYMDELENFLKTMPIEPTLSMLRRAFEASQKNRYSRLGEWITHKLNEFEH from the coding sequence ATGGGTGTAAGTGCCGCTTCCATACTCAACCAGCTCCTCCACGCAAAGAACCTCAAGCCTCAACCACGCTCCACCGCAACCAACACCACCAAGGCGGCCATCACAACCATCCTCTCCCACGTCAACGCCGGTCACATCTGTAAAGCCGCCTCCGTCCTCTTCGCATTCCCGGCGCCCTTCCCATACTCCCTCTACGCCCATCTCTTCCAACACTGCACCTCCCCACGCGCAGTCGTTGGCCTCCGCAAGGCCGAGTCCCACCTCCTCACCTTCTCCCCCAACCCACCCATCTTCCTTCTCAACCGAGCAATTGAGGCTTATGGAAGATGTGACTCTCTTCGGGATGCACGTGAATTGTTCGATGAAATGCCGCAGCCAGACGGTGGCTCTTGGAATGCGCTCATCAACGCTTATTCCCAGAGAGGTTTCTCGGATGAGGTTTTCAAGCTGTTTTTGAAGATGAATAGGTGTGGTGTTTATCCCAATCAGATAACTTTGGCTGGTGTTCTTGGGTCGTGTGCTGTGGCTTCTGAGATTGTTTTGGCCAAGCAGGCTCATGTGACTGTTGTGAAATTTGGGTTTTGTCGCAATGTGATTCTCGGGAGTTCCCTTGTTAATGTCTATGGAAAATGTGGGCTCATGGTTGATGCTCGTAGAATGTTTCAAGAGATTCCAAGTCCCAATGCTGTCACTTGGAATGTCATTGTGAGGAGGTATCTTGATGCTGGCGATGCGAGGGAGGCCATTGTCTTGTTTTCGCGGATGTTTTTGGTGAAGGTTCGACCATTGCATTTCACATTTTCAGCTGCTCTTGTTGCTTGTGCGAGTATCTCTCGGCTGGAAGAGGGGATGCAGATACATGGGGTGGTTGTGAAGTTAGGTCTTCACGAGGATAATGTTGTTTCAAGCTCACTTATTAACATGTATATGAAGTGTGGTAAGCTTGAGGATGGCCATGAGATTTTTGATCAGATTGGTTCCAAAGATTTGGTGTCTTGGACCTCGATTGTATCTGGGTATGCAATGTGTGGGAAAATATGGGAAGCAAGGAAGATTTTTGATGAGATGCCTGAGCGAAATGTGATCTCATGGAATGCAATGTTGGCAGGGTATGCTAGATTTTGTGATTGGCACGAAGCATTAGACTTTATATATCTGATGCTTGGTAAAATTAAAGATGTTGATCATGTAACACTTAGTCTGATGTTAAATGTCTCTGCAGGTCTTTCAGATCAGGAGATGGGTAAACAAGTACATGGTTATATATATCGACATGGTTTCCACTCAAACCTGAGTGCCGGCAATGCTCTTCTTGATATGTATGGTAAATGTGGGAACTTAAACAGTGCCACAGTTTGGTTTGACCAGATGAGTAATCGGCGTGACTGGGTTTCTTGGAATGCTTTGTTGGCTAGCTATGATCATCATCAGTTGGGTGAACAAGCACTAACAAAATTTTTGGAGATGCAGTGGGAGACAAAACCAACAAAGTATACCTTTGGAACTCTCTTGGCAGCATGTGCAAATAGTTCTTCTCTTAACTTTGGAAAACAGATTCATGGATTCATCATTAGACATGGATTTGAAATGGATATTATAATCAGAACTGCTTTGGTCAACATGTATTCTCGATGTCGATGCCTTGAGTATGCTATCGAGGTTCTCAAGGGAGCAATTTCCAGAGATATAGTCATTTGGAATACCATCATTTTTGGATGTTGCCACAATCATAGGGGTAAAAAGGCGCTTGAACTTTTTCAACTGATGGAAGCAGAAGGCATCAATCCAGACCAAGTGACGTTTCAGGGAATTCTGCTGGCTTGTGTTGAAGAAGGCTTTGTTGATGTAGGTACTGACTGCTTTAGATCAATGAGCAATGAATACTATGTCCTGCCCTGGCTGGAGCACTATGATTGCATGATTGAACTATATAGTCGGCATGGATATATGGACGAGCTAGAGAACTTTCTCAAAACAATGCCAATAGAGCCCACTCTTTCAATGTTGAGAAGGGCCTTTGAAGCATCTCAGAAAAATAGATACTCAAGACTAGGAGAATGGATTACACATAAACTTAATGAATTTGAACACTAA